A single Carnobacterium inhibens subsp. inhibens DSM 13024 DNA region contains:
- a CDS encoding LTA synthase family protein yields the protein MRKIKKKKKWAFSYKAQTILTGCLKTILVGLIMSIAGNFLLQFFQNQYSFSLAMNFAFNWHTELFLFGAFLLFVLYIWMTSLFGSRWLSALILLLGVLVIGVTTQQKMALRGEPLYPSDFSMIRELPFLIRMIDSKLILAMGIFFLCLVSIAVFILVRKKRKNQWERPVQTKASWLIRGSTFLVASFILFYSSCFNQTGNVFKAAYDRYAYWIPYSQQMNYYNNGFIGGFLYNLGINAMTKPINYSKQQVADIVHKYEEKAAEINESRKAALNDVNIIYVMNESFSDPLDLEGITLSKDPIPKIRELEKTTLSGKILSQGYGGGTANIEFEALTGLSMEPMAASLTTPYTQLVSRMSKLPSIVSYLNQQNYATTAIHPYNTTMYKRNEVYQKLGFKTFLNETNMEFVEKNDRNPYISDQSAYHEVLKQMKHTKESDFIHLVSMQNHMSYSGKYPNTDFSAQGTGNAKEAANYLQDLKYSDDALDDFLTTIEQLPEKTIVVFWGDHLPSFYSESIVETNGSLKMHQTPLLIYSNFSVNDDTLGTISPIYFMNHILTIANAQVTPFYAFLMELEEGLPAFEKGLYLENNTETIITERKDLSKETQDLLNVYDMIQYDVTAGENYSQVLNFFEN from the coding sequence ATGAGAAAAATAAAGAAGAAAAAAAAATGGGCATTTTCATATAAGGCTCAAACGATTTTAACAGGTTGCTTGAAAACGATTCTGGTTGGGCTGATAATGTCAATCGCAGGGAATTTTTTACTGCAATTTTTTCAAAACCAATACAGCTTTTCCTTAGCAATGAATTTTGCTTTCAATTGGCATACAGAATTATTTTTATTCGGAGCGTTTTTACTATTTGTTTTGTACATATGGATGACGTCTCTTTTCGGATCTCGCTGGTTGAGTGCTCTTATCTTGCTTTTAGGTGTACTAGTGATTGGCGTTACAACACAACAGAAAATGGCGTTACGTGGAGAACCATTGTACCCTTCTGATTTTTCGATGATTCGAGAATTGCCTTTTTTGATTCGTATGATTGATAGCAAACTTATCTTAGCAATGGGTATTTTTTTTCTTTGTTTAGTAAGTATAGCTGTCTTTATTTTAGTTAGAAAAAAAAGAAAGAACCAATGGGAAAGACCAGTACAAACTAAAGCAAGTTGGCTAATAAGAGGAAGTACATTTCTAGTAGCTAGTTTCATTCTTTTTTACAGTTCTTGTTTTAATCAAACAGGGAATGTATTTAAGGCTGCTTATGATCGGTATGCTTACTGGATTCCTTATAGTCAGCAAATGAATTATTACAACAATGGATTTATCGGAGGGTTTCTATACAATCTTGGTATAAATGCTATGACAAAACCAATAAATTATTCAAAACAACAAGTGGCGGATATTGTTCACAAATATGAAGAAAAAGCTGCAGAGATAAATGAAAGTAGGAAGGCTGCATTAAATGATGTAAATATTATTTATGTGATGAATGAAAGTTTTTCAGATCCTTTAGATCTTGAAGGAATAACCCTCTCAAAAGACCCTATTCCCAAGATCCGCGAGTTAGAAAAAACAACTTTAAGCGGAAAAATTCTATCACAAGGGTATGGAGGCGGAACAGCCAATATTGAATTTGAAGCATTAACTGGATTATCAATGGAACCAATGGCAGCTAGTTTAACAACACCTTATACACAATTGGTTTCTAGAATGAGTAAATTGCCTTCTATTGTGTCTTATTTGAACCAACAAAATTATGCTACGACTGCTATCCATCCGTACAATACAACCATGTACAAACGCAATGAAGTGTATCAAAAGCTTGGATTTAAAACATTTCTAAATGAAACAAATATGGAGTTTGTCGAAAAAAATGATCGAAATCCGTATATTTCAGACCAGTCTGCCTATCATGAAGTTTTAAAACAAATGAAACACACAAAAGAATCTGATTTTATCCACTTGGTAAGTATGCAAAATCATATGAGTTATAGTGGTAAATACCCAAATACAGATTTTTCAGCGCAAGGAACAGGAAACGCTAAAGAAGCTGCTAATTATCTACAAGACTTAAAATATAGTGATGATGCATTAGATGATTTTTTAACAACTATCGAACAATTACCGGAAAAAACGATCGTGGTTTTTTGGGGAGATCATTTGCCTAGTTTTTATAGTGAGAGCATTGTTGAAACCAATGGAAGTTTAAAGATGCATCAGACTCCGCTGCTTATCTATTCTAATTTTTCGGTAAACGATGATACATTAGGAACAATCAGTCCTATTTATTTCATGAATCATATTTTAACTATTGCAAATGCACAGGTTACTCCTTTTTACGCATTTTTAATGGAATTAGAAGAAGGGTTACCGGCTTTTGAAAAAGGACTATATCTTGAAAATAATACAGAAACAATCATTACTGAACGGAAAGATCTTTCAAAAGAAACTCAAGATTTACTAAATGTATACGATATGATTCAATACGATGTAACAGCAGGAGAAAATTATAGCCAAGTACTTAATTTTTTTGAAAATTGA
- a CDS encoding glycosyltransferase family 2 protein: MEKLSLVIPCYNEEQTIPLFFDAVEKIQSLLENTTIEYIFVNDGSKDHTLTILREMVQQHPTTIRYLSFSRNFGKEAALYAGLEHATGDYVAVMDVDLQDPPELLPQMLRLIREEAYDCVGTRRVSRKGEPPLRSFLAKEFYRIMNRISAVEFVDGARDYRLMTRQMVEAILSMTEVNRFSKGIFSWVGFDTKYLEFENKERSAGKSTWSIWTLFKYSLDAIVDFSDIPLAIASFVGLFSFVAAVFFMIVIVIRTVLFDDPTAGWPSLVTIILAIGGLQLFCLGIVGKYLGKTYLETKKRPIYILKETDNNQKNEKKQKKVL; the protein is encoded by the coding sequence ATGGAAAAATTGTCACTTGTCATTCCTTGTTATAACGAGGAACAGACGATTCCCCTTTTTTTTGATGCAGTTGAAAAGATACAGTCACTATTAGAGAATACAACTATTGAATATATCTTTGTCAATGATGGTTCAAAGGATCATACGTTGACTATTTTACGCGAAATGGTTCAACAACATCCAACGACCATTAGATATCTGTCTTTTTCGCGAAACTTTGGCAAAGAAGCTGCTTTATATGCTGGCTTAGAACATGCTACAGGAGATTATGTAGCAGTGATGGATGTTGACTTACAAGATCCACCTGAATTGCTGCCTCAAATGCTTCGTCTGATACGTGAAGAAGCATACGATTGTGTAGGGACAAGGAGAGTGAGCCGAAAAGGCGAACCGCCGCTCCGTTCTTTTTTAGCAAAAGAGTTTTATCGAATCATGAATCGCATTTCTGCAGTTGAATTTGTAGACGGTGCGCGAGATTATCGGTTAATGACTCGTCAAATGGTTGAGGCTATTCTTTCTATGACTGAGGTAAATCGTTTTTCGAAAGGGATTTTTAGTTGGGTAGGCTTTGACACCAAATATTTAGAGTTTGAAAATAAAGAACGATCCGCAGGTAAATCTACGTGGTCTATTTGGACATTATTTAAATATTCATTAGATGCCATTGTGGATTTTTCAGATATTCCGTTGGCAATAGCTTCTTTTGTAGGACTTTTTTCGTTTGTTGCAGCTGTTTTCTTTATGATCGTGATTGTTATCCGAACGGTTTTATTTGATGATCCTACAGCAGGTTGGCCATCATTAGTAACCATAATATTAGCTATTGGAGGGTTGCAGCTATTTTGTTTAGGGATCGTTGGGAAATATTTAGGAAAAACATATTTAGAAACGAAGAAAAGACCTATTTATATTTTAAAAGAAACAGATAACAATCAAAAAAACGAAAAGAAACAAAAGAAAGTTCTTTAA
- the nadE gene encoding ammonia-dependent NAD(+) synthetase — MTELRNQIIKAMQVKPSIDPKEEIRKSVDFLKAYLKKHSFLKTLVLGISGGQDSTLVGKLGQIAVNELREETGDISYQFIAIRLPYGEQADEKDAMDAIEFIGADKVVKVNVKPGVDATVQTLEESGIPIKDFVKGNIKARQRMIIQYAIAGSNNGAVLGTDHSAESITGFYTKFGDGGTDINPIFRLNKRQGKALLKELGAPKHLYEKVPTADLEEDKPSLPDEMALGVTYDQIDDYLEGKEIAEAAAQTIESWYVKTEHKRHLPITIFDDFWK, encoded by the coding sequence ATGACTGAATTAAGAAACCAAATCATAAAAGCAATGCAAGTCAAACCATCTATTGATCCAAAAGAAGAAATACGTAAAAGTGTCGATTTTTTAAAAGCGTATTTAAAAAAACATTCCTTTTTAAAAACGCTGGTATTAGGGATCAGTGGAGGCCAAGATTCTACCTTAGTCGGTAAATTAGGCCAAATAGCTGTGAATGAATTGCGTGAAGAAACAGGAGATATTTCTTATCAGTTTATTGCAATACGTCTTCCTTATGGAGAACAAGCAGATGAAAAAGATGCTATGGATGCCATTGAGTTTATTGGTGCAGACAAGGTAGTGAAAGTAAATGTAAAACCTGGAGTGGATGCAACAGTACAAACACTGGAAGAATCAGGTATTCCAATCAAAGATTTTGTTAAAGGAAATATTAAAGCTCGTCAACGCATGATCATCCAATATGCAATAGCTGGAAGCAACAATGGAGCAGTATTAGGAACCGATCATTCTGCAGAATCAATTACTGGATTTTACACAAAATTCGGAGACGGCGGAACGGATATCAATCCTATATTTAGATTAAACAAACGTCAAGGAAAAGCCTTATTAAAAGAATTAGGAGCTCCTAAACATTTGTATGAAAAAGTTCCAACGGCTGATCTAGAAGAAGACAAACCTTCTTTACCAGATGAAATGGCGTTAGGTGTAACGTATGATCAAATTGATGATTACCTAGAAGGAAAAGAAATTGCTGAAGCAGCAGCTCAAACTATTGAGAGTTGGTATGTGAAAACAGAACATAAACGCCATTTGCCGATTACGATTTTTGATGATTTTTGGAAATAA
- the nagA gene encoding N-acetylglucosamine-6-phosphate deacetylase yields the protein MANVLTNVTVYTGEEKIEEAFIRFSEEVLAVGKMSDYKKETSDQEQDASGKIVLPGFIDVHSHGGYSYDNMDANSEEINQMIQKMHKEGITSYFATTMTQSYDAIDKALIAINEAAMKNPVIQGIHLEGPFVSVDFKGAQPEEYIRVPDAKQMEKWNKLSGNRIRLVTYASETSDASEFEEYCVNHNIVLSIGHSNATRAQLMDSKASHITHLYNAQRGLHHREPGVTGHAFLEDSIYTEMIVDGYHIHPDMVNLAYKVKGPDRIEVITDSMRAKGLPDGESELGGQKVLVKNNQARLVDGTLAGSVLTFNDAFKNIMAFTGCSVEDAVKMTSVNQAREFSLVKKGSLTAGKDADIVVMNADFDVEHTFSYGKMVY from the coding sequence ATGGCTAATGTACTAACAAATGTGACGGTTTATACTGGAGAAGAAAAAATAGAAGAAGCATTTATTCGCTTTTCTGAAGAAGTTCTTGCTGTAGGCAAAATGAGTGACTATAAAAAAGAAACATCTGATCAAGAACAAGACGCTTCTGGGAAAATTGTTTTACCTGGGTTTATTGATGTTCACAGTCATGGTGGATACAGCTATGATAATATGGATGCTAATTCAGAAGAAATCAATCAAATGATCCAAAAAATGCATAAAGAAGGAATCACTTCTTACTTTGCTACAACGATGACGCAATCTTACGATGCTATTGATAAAGCTCTTATTGCTATAAACGAAGCTGCAATGAAAAATCCAGTGATTCAAGGTATTCATTTAGAAGGACCTTTTGTATCTGTGGATTTTAAAGGAGCACAACCTGAGGAGTATATCCGTGTACCAGACGCAAAACAAATGGAGAAATGGAACAAGTTAAGTGGAAACCGTATTCGCTTAGTAACATATGCTTCAGAAACAAGTGATGCTTCAGAATTTGAAGAGTATTGTGTAAATCATAATATTGTACTTTCGATCGGTCATAGTAATGCTACTAGAGCACAGTTGATGGATTCTAAAGCATCACATATTACACATTTGTATAATGCACAACGAGGCTTACACCATCGTGAGCCAGGAGTAACTGGACATGCCTTTTTAGAAGATTCTATTTACACAGAAATGATTGTGGACGGCTATCACATCCATCCTGACATGGTCAACCTTGCTTATAAAGTAAAAGGACCCGACAGAATTGAAGTTATTACTGATTCAATGCGTGCAAAAGGACTTCCTGATGGAGAAAGCGAGTTAGGCGGACAAAAAGTACTTGTAAAAAATAATCAAGCAAGATTAGTAGATGGTACTTTAGCAGGTAGTGTGTTGACGTTTAATGATGCATTTAAAAATATTATGGCCTTTACAGGATGCAGTGTTGAAGATGCAGTTAAAATGACTTCTGTTAACCAAGCAAGAGAATTTAGTTTGGTTAAAAAAGGAAGTCTTACAGCTGGTAAAGATGCTGATATAGTAGTAATGAACGCTGATTTTGATGTAGAACATACATTTAGTTATGGAAAAATGGTTTATTAA
- a CDS encoding glycosyl hydrolase family 28-related protein, with protein MNQEQMIRQKIAFIFPSYASPIKKQNAIDETEKIFRTLAGKLAEQKKGWLTVNGFSNRKTDFTTEPPVLVSKEGEIFPLWKMVLDVEMDWLKKNIKTVSVLDYGALGDGRTDCTLAFKKAVSSGYRRVIVPPGNYVVKGIRLPSHTELIGSGPNQTVLTLHKKAPKKTRLITNQHHVKGNHHIRIEGMTLDWNSARLTSTEKTASGGTYSSGITLAQVKYGIVRNVNVIDPGLHGIDVTSPMYNYFGDGLRAKGGSQFVWLDGIETSGFGDDGITTHHSDHIFISNSYAHHPSGRAHKKGYSNSNGIEIDDGSQHVTLANNFTAFCFGGIEIKAHQTSSAASDVQIIGHYSRQDNRSYNFRHIGHHQGEDEYSVSAFGIRATFLAADCPQKTDLYAASTPRALVVSAYQKVAINHFFALTKIDESSDKIALSIQYRAGEVAVRHIELKNYERSIKPIRIGKETGRVQIDQLE; from the coding sequence ATGAATCAAGAACAAATGATCCGGCAAAAAATAGCATTTATCTTTCCATCTTATGCTAGTCCAATAAAAAAACAAAATGCTATTGATGAAACAGAAAAAATATTTCGAACGTTAGCTGGCAAATTAGCCGAACAAAAAAAAGGCTGGTTGACAGTAAATGGATTTAGCAATAGGAAAACAGATTTTACAACGGAACCGCCTGTTTTAGTCAGTAAAGAAGGGGAAATTTTTCCACTTTGGAAAATGGTATTGGACGTTGAAATGGATTGGCTGAAAAAGAACATAAAAACGGTATCTGTGCTTGATTATGGTGCACTGGGAGATGGAAGAACAGATTGCACCTTAGCATTTAAAAAAGCTGTTTCTTCAGGTTACAGACGTGTGATTGTGCCCCCAGGTAACTATGTGGTAAAAGGAATCAGACTCCCTTCTCATACCGAACTGATCGGCAGCGGGCCGAATCAAACCGTTCTGACCTTGCATAAAAAAGCGCCTAAAAAAACACGATTGATCACCAACCAACACCATGTAAAAGGTAACCACCATATTCGAATTGAAGGAATGACTCTGGACTGGAATAGTGCTAGGCTGACCAGCACAGAAAAAACAGCGAGCGGCGGAACTTATTCCAGCGGCATTACTTTAGCCCAAGTTAAATATGGCATAGTTCGAAACGTGAACGTCATTGATCCTGGATTGCACGGAATCGATGTCACATCTCCTATGTACAATTATTTTGGCGATGGTCTTAGAGCAAAAGGCGGCAGTCAATTTGTCTGGCTAGATGGCATTGAGACGAGCGGATTTGGCGACGATGGCATAACGACGCATCACAGCGATCATATCTTTATCTCTAATTCTTATGCGCATCATCCCAGCGGCCGTGCTCACAAAAAAGGTTATTCAAATTCTAATGGCATCGAAATAGATGATGGTTCACAACATGTTACTCTGGCAAATAACTTCACTGCTTTTTGCTTTGGCGGAATAGAAATAAAAGCGCATCAAACCAGTTCGGCAGCATCAGACGTACAAATCATTGGTCATTATTCCAGACAAGATAATCGTTCCTATAACTTTAGGCACATTGGTCATCATCAAGGAGAAGATGAGTATTCTGTTTCGGCATTTGGCATCCGAGCAACATTTCTTGCAGCAGACTGCCCTCAAAAAACGGATCTCTATGCAGCTTCAACGCCAAGAGCACTCGTTGTATCTGCTTATCAAAAAGTAGCCATCAATCATTTTTTTGCTTTAACAAAGATAGATGAATCTTCAGATAAAATTGCATTATCTATTCAATACCGAGCGGGGGAAGTAGCTGTAAGACATATTGAACTGAAAAATTATGAGCGTTCAATCAAGCCGATTCGCATAGGAAAAGAAACTGGACGAGTCCAAATAGATCAATTGGAATAA
- a CDS encoding nicotinate phosphoribosyltransferase — MNTIYPDDSWALHTDLYQINMMKTYWELGKADTHAVFESYYRSNPFDSGYAIFAGLERVVHYIQSLKFTKSDIDYLRSLDTYPEAFLEYLKNFKFRGTIRSMVEGEVVFAGEPLLQVEGPLADCQLVETAILNILNYQTLIATKASAIKAIVKDEPVLEFGTRRAQEMDAAIWGTRAAYIGGCDATSNTRAGKIFGIPVSGTHAHSLVQVYRNDYDAFMAYGTTHKDCVFLVDTYDTLKSGVPNAIRVAKELGNKINFQGVRIDSGDMAYISKRVRQQLDDAGFTEAKIYASNDLDDKTILNLKMQGARIDVWGVGTKLITAYDQPALGAVYKLVSIEDEQGNMVDTLKLSSNAEKVSTPGKKQVWRITKNDDGKSEGDYITLWEERPDQKEELFMFHPVHTYINKTVKNFSARPLLKEIFVDGTLVYDLPKLPEIKAYAEISLGMLWEEYKRSLNPEAYPVDLSQAAYDHKIKSIEKVRDEVNSLAK, encoded by the coding sequence ATGAATACTATTTATCCAGATGACAGTTGGGCATTACACACTGATTTATACCAAATCAATATGATGAAAACGTATTGGGAGTTAGGAAAAGCAGACACTCATGCGGTTTTTGAATCGTATTACAGAAGTAATCCCTTTGACAGCGGCTATGCTATTTTCGCTGGTTTAGAGCGTGTTGTGCACTACATTCAAAGTTTGAAGTTTACAAAAAGCGATATCGATTATTTGAGAAGTTTAGATACTTACCCGGAGGCATTTTTAGAATATCTGAAGAATTTTAAATTTAGAGGAACGATTCGTTCGATGGTAGAAGGGGAAGTGGTATTTGCTGGAGAACCCTTACTACAAGTTGAAGGGCCTTTAGCCGATTGTCAATTAGTTGAGACAGCAATCTTGAACATACTTAATTACCAAACGCTTATCGCTACTAAGGCATCTGCAATCAAGGCAATCGTAAAAGATGAACCTGTCTTAGAGTTTGGAACAAGGAGAGCTCAAGAGATGGATGCAGCTATTTGGGGAACAAGAGCAGCTTATATTGGCGGATGTGATGCAACCAGTAATACGCGTGCGGGCAAAATCTTTGGCATTCCGGTCAGCGGAACACATGCTCATTCATTAGTCCAAGTCTACCGAAATGATTACGATGCTTTCATGGCTTATGGAACAACGCATAAAGACTGTGTCTTTTTAGTAGATACTTATGACACATTAAAATCTGGTGTGCCTAATGCTATTCGAGTAGCAAAAGAACTTGGCAATAAGATTAACTTCCAAGGCGTTCGTATCGACAGCGGCGATATGGCTTACATTTCAAAACGTGTACGTCAACAGCTTGATGATGCAGGTTTCACTGAAGCCAAAATATATGCATCTAATGATTTAGATGATAAAACGATTTTAAACTTGAAAATGCAAGGTGCTAGAATCGATGTATGGGGCGTGGGAACAAAATTAATCACAGCTTACGACCAACCGGCTCTTGGAGCAGTGTATAAATTAGTTTCCATTGAAGATGAACAAGGAAACATGGTAGACACATTGAAGCTTTCCAGCAATGCTGAAAAAGTTTCAACACCAGGTAAAAAACAAGTTTGGCGCATCACCAAAAATGATGATGGGAAATCTGAAGGAGATTACATTACGCTCTGGGAAGAAAGACCCGATCAAAAAGAAGAATTGTTTATGTTTCATCCTGTGCACACGTATATCAATAAAACGGTCAAGAATTTTAGTGCTAGACCGCTCTTAAAAGAAATTTTTGTTGACGGTACTTTGGTTTATGATTTGCCAAAATTACCAGAGATCAAAGCTTATGCAGAAATCAGTTTAGGTATGCTTTGGGAAGAATATAAGCGCAGTTTAAATCCTGAGGCTTATCCCGTCGATTTATCGCAAGCGGCTTATGACCATAAGATCAAATCGATTGAAAAAGTACGCGATGAAGTAAATAGTTTGGCTAAATAA
- a CDS encoding SprT family protein, translating to MNQAELQQLVQETSLAYFGLPFKHQAVFNRRLRTTGGRYHLTSHNLDFNPLILETFGSEEFLGVIKHELCHYHLHLTNQGFQHKDKEFKQLLKEVGGSRFVKSLSKSKPAKSLVLYQCQGCSQLIYRQRRVNTEKYVCGQCKGKLMYIGIRNETVNLKG from the coding sequence ATGAATCAAGCAGAATTACAGCAATTGGTGCAAGAAACGTCATTAGCGTATTTTGGATTACCCTTCAAACACCAAGCCGTATTTAATCGTCGTTTGCGGACTACTGGAGGGCGTTATCATTTAACGTCCCATAATTTAGATTTTAATCCACTCATTCTAGAGACTTTTGGATCAGAAGAATTTTTAGGCGTTATCAAACATGAGCTTTGTCACTATCATTTGCATTTAACGAACCAAGGGTTTCAGCACAAAGATAAGGAATTTAAACAATTATTAAAAGAAGTTGGCGGATCAAGATTTGTAAAGTCGTTAAGTAAATCTAAACCAGCTAAGAGCTTAGTGCTTTACCAATGCCAAGGATGTTCTCAGTTGATTTATCGGCAGCGCAGAGTCAATACCGAAAAGTATGTGTGTGGTCAGTGTAAAGGAAAGTTGATGTACATTGGGATAAGGAACGAAACAGTGAACCTTAAGGGGTGA
- a CDS encoding Tex family protein, with translation MTETNETIVLDLLKNELKSYSKKQLTTVLDLLAEGNTVPFIARYRKEMTGTLDEVQIREIEERHSYLTNLEKRKNDVLRSIEDQGKLTPELEGKIKKAAKMQLVEDLYRPFKQKRRTKATIAKESGLEPLAQWLLTFPTEDILAEAEKYVSDENQVATSADALAGAHEILAELIGDEPKYRTWIREYSSKNGAITAKVKNADKDEKGTFEMYYDYSEPLSKVASHRILAMNRGEKEDILKVSFDLDERRIHDYLEKQLIEQPQSTAAPFITAAYEDSYKRFIGPSIEREIRAELTETAGEQAIHIFGENLRNLLLQAPLKGKIVLGLDPAYRTGCKLAVIDPTGKVLAIDVIYPHKPAGAAARAEAADKFKQLVESYEVEMIAIGNGTASRESETFVAENLKELDRQVFYVIVNEAGASVYSASKTAREEFPDLQVEQRSAVSIARRLQDPLAELVKIDPKSVGVGQYQHDVSQKRLEERLDFVVETAVNQVGVNVNTASAPLLQHVAGLNKTTATNVVAYREENGRFASRAQLKKVSRLGPKAYEQAVGFLRIIDGKNVLDNTGIHPETYKEAKEILELAELSLAKVGSMEAKKALEKLDLALLAEQVGLGKETVKDMVQALSQPGRDLRDELSAPLLRTDVLSMEDLVPGMELEGTVRNVVDFGAFVDIGVKQDGMVHISKLSKGYIQHPTNVVSVGDVVTVWVDDVDLKKGRIALTMLKPKE, from the coding sequence ATGACTGAAACAAATGAAACGATTGTCTTAGACTTATTAAAAAACGAATTGAAAAGTTACTCTAAAAAGCAATTAACAACTGTGTTAGATTTATTAGCTGAAGGGAATACAGTCCCTTTTATAGCTCGTTACCGAAAAGAAATGACGGGGACGTTGGATGAAGTTCAAATACGCGAAATAGAAGAGCGTCATAGTTATTTGACTAATCTAGAAAAACGTAAAAATGACGTGTTAAGAAGCATTGAAGACCAAGGGAAGTTAACACCTGAACTTGAAGGGAAAATCAAAAAAGCAGCAAAAATGCAATTAGTGGAAGATCTGTATCGTCCATTTAAACAAAAACGTCGTACAAAAGCAACGATAGCAAAAGAAAGCGGCTTGGAACCCTTAGCGCAATGGTTGCTGACTTTTCCAACAGAAGACATACTTGCTGAAGCAGAGAAGTATGTGAGTGACGAAAATCAAGTTGCAACAAGTGCAGATGCATTAGCTGGTGCTCATGAAATTCTTGCTGAACTTATCGGAGACGAACCAAAATACCGTACGTGGATCCGCGAGTACAGTTCTAAAAACGGAGCGATTACAGCTAAAGTCAAAAATGCTGATAAAGATGAAAAAGGGACTTTTGAGATGTATTACGACTATAGTGAACCCTTGTCAAAAGTTGCCTCACACCGTATTTTGGCTATGAATCGCGGCGAAAAAGAAGATATTTTGAAAGTTTCTTTTGATCTGGATGAAAGAAGGATCCATGATTATTTAGAAAAGCAATTGATTGAACAACCGCAATCAACAGCTGCTCCTTTTATAACAGCAGCATATGAAGACAGCTACAAACGGTTTATCGGACCATCGATCGAACGTGAGATCCGTGCCGAATTAACGGAAACAGCTGGAGAACAAGCCATTCATATTTTTGGTGAAAATTTACGTAATTTATTATTGCAAGCTCCTTTAAAAGGTAAAATTGTTTTAGGCTTAGATCCAGCTTATCGTACAGGTTGTAAGTTAGCGGTCATTGACCCTACAGGGAAAGTATTAGCTATTGATGTGATCTATCCGCATAAACCAGCAGGTGCAGCTGCACGTGCTGAAGCAGCTGATAAATTCAAACAGTTGGTTGAGTCTTATGAAGTTGAAATGATCGCGATAGGAAATGGAACAGCTAGTCGTGAATCTGAAACATTCGTTGCTGAAAACTTAAAAGAACTAGATCGACAAGTCTTTTATGTCATTGTCAATGAAGCAGGGGCATCCGTTTATTCAGCAAGTAAAACGGCTAGAGAAGAATTTCCGGATTTACAGGTTGAACAAAGAAGTGCAGTTAGTATCGCTCGACGATTGCAAGATCCATTAGCCGAACTTGTAAAAATCGACCCTAAATCAGTTGGTGTAGGTCAATATCAACACGATGTTTCTCAAAAACGCTTAGAAGAACGCCTTGATTTTGTAGTAGAAACGGCGGTTAACCAAGTGGGTGTCAATGTGAACACTGCAAGTGCACCTTTATTGCAGCATGTTGCCGGTCTAAATAAAACAACAGCAACGAATGTCGTAGCTTACCGTGAAGAAAATGGCCGATTTGCAAGTCGTGCTCAATTGAAAAAAGTTTCTCGTTTAGGCCCTAAAGCGTATGAACAAGCGGTTGGATTCTTACGGATCATCGATGGGAAAAATGTATTGGACAATACAGGTATTCATCCTGAAACGTATAAAGAAGCTAAAGAAATTCTTGAATTAGCTGAACTTTCATTGGCGAAAGTTGGCAGTATGGAAGCCAAGAAGGCGTTAGAAAAATTAGATTTAGCGCTGCTGGCAGAACAAGTTGGCTTAGGAAAAGAAACCGTAAAAGATATGGTGCAAGCTTTATCACAACCTGGTCGCGATTTGCGAGATGAATTGTCTGCTCCATTGTTACGCACAGATGTCTTAAGTATGGAAGACTTAGTGCCAGGTATGGAATTAGAAGGAACCGTTAGAAACGTAGTCGATTTTGGTGCATTTGTGGATATAGGGGTCAAACAAGATGGAATGGTCCATATCTCTAAATTAAGCAAAGGTTATATCCAACATCCGACAAATGTCGTTTCAGTTGGAGATGTCGTGACCGTTTGGGTCGATGATGTAGATTTGAAAAAAGGGCGCATTGCGTTAACGATGTTAAAACCAAAAGAATAA